Proteins from a genomic interval of Acidobacteriota bacterium:
- a CDS encoding tyrosine-type recombinase/integrase: MKLPTPLNVECCAFGAALEVFSASRFQTRTQTLLDTKETASPAKAVPLAQSSRCKKHLRTPSENRMSRVDAWKMVKRRARLAGIREELSPHSFRGAGITLYLESGGTLEKAQAIANHESARTTKLYDRTGDQISLDEIERIPAL, from the coding sequence ATGAAACTGCCGACGCCACTCAATGTGGAGTGCTGCGCCTTTGGCGCAGCTTTGGAAGTCTTTTCGGCATCCCGCTTCCAAACGAGAACTCAAACACTTCTGGATACAAAAGAAACCGCTTCACCCGCGAAGGCGGTTCCATTGGCGCAGTCGTCACGATGCAAAAAACACCTGCGCACGCCGAGCGAGAACCGGATGAGCCGCGTGGACGCGTGGAAGATGGTCAAGCGCCGGGCGAGGCTCGCCGGGATCCGCGAGGAGCTCTCTCCGCATTCGTTTCGCGGCGCCGGCATCACGCTCTACCTCGAAAGCGGCGGCACGCTGGAGAAAGCGCAGGCCATCGCCAATCACGAGTCGGCGCGGACGACGAAACTTTACGACCGGACGGGCGACCAGATCAGCCTGGACGAGATCGAGCGCATTCCCGCGTTGTGA
- a CDS encoding DnaJ domain-containing protein, translating to MPDLYAVLGITRTAKATEIKTAYRRLARQYHPDVNSDPSAAAHFAQINEAYHTLIDPERRLSYDRTGRVQSTHSRQASAQAHRAARRAYYQERANQVVDEWLEREREETRARGKAVYTTVTLFVSTFFVAMNPSMFDPRHLAWKITVIVLFAIGVWHLFKSLKEHFDHYTYAPERISITRRRRKDDKRFKRSVAWTFVICGYLLSLLAGMLIGVLTDSPTQPNDGWTMEDSLFVALVYPPIAVLIVDTMYRINLHFEDL from the coding sequence ATGCCTGATTTATACGCTGTGTTGGGCATCACCCGCACGGCCAAAGCAACAGAGATCAAAACAGCTTACCGCCGGTTGGCGCGTCAGTATCACCCTGACGTGAATTCCGATCCTTCGGCGGCGGCTCATTTTGCGCAAATCAATGAAGCCTATCACACCCTGATTGACCCGGAGCGGCGCCTTTCTTACGACCGAACCGGACGGGTTCAATCCACACATTCACGCCAGGCCAGCGCACAAGCGCATCGAGCGGCGCGTCGAGCCTATTATCAGGAGCGAGCCAACCAGGTTGTTGACGAATGGTTGGAACGCGAACGTGAAGAAACCCGCGCGCGCGGCAAAGCCGTTTACACGACGGTCACGTTATTTGTTTCGACGTTTTTCGTGGCCATGAATCCTTCCATGTTCGACCCCAGACATCTGGCCTGGAAAATCACCGTCATCGTGTTGTTTGCCATCGGCGTCTGGCATTTGTTCAAAAGCCTCAAAGAACATTTTGACCATTACACGTATGCGCCGGAACGAATCTCCATTACCCGCCGACGCAGAAAAGATGACAAACGTTTCAAACGCAGCGTCGCCTGGACATTCGTTATTTGCGGCTATCTGCTGTCGTTGCTGGCGGGAATGCTGATCGGCGTGTTGACGGATTCGCCGACCCAGCCAAACGACGGCTGGACGATGGAAGATTCGCTGTTTGTCGCACTGGTGTATCCGCCCATCGCCGTCCTGATCGTGGACACGATGTACAGAATCAACCTGCACTTTGAAGACCTGTGA
- a CDS encoding IPT/TIG domain-containing protein: MASIHRTESYSNHNHQIRNRIVRIARLAIIFTVIAVLLIVVFRFGNLLPRTFAAATVQNSVSVTSVSAASFVGSPAALGQNSIAAAFGTQLATSLQIASGQPLPTTLGGTTVTVAGVSAQLFFVSSGQINYLVPSNVPPGDALVVVTSTADNGDQVISRGQIKIAGNAPAIFTANSNGTGVPAAVTGRVTAGGQFVFDPNPPFEPDPVTPGRLIPSPIDVGTTELPAFLILYATGLRNVASGSVQAVIGGITVPVTPVPAPGFTGLDQVNLQIPVGLKGRGLVDVTLVAAGVSSNSVTVNLAGTPNNALAITGFSVTDPAIAGQTVSISGNGFSTIPADNIVRFGEAQARVIAATTTQLTVIVPFGAESGRVLVQNQQGETRSAASFKIKTSLSGIVQSTGTETTEPAPLEGVAVRVVGTNTTVRSNRQGAFVVADIPAGAVQIEIDGGTTNSSPPYPRMTLKKAVLADRDNQFSQPVSLQQVNGGSGNVGSFAGDRVSVIGDPLSVAGDRLMAALTRKNRETKDAALPISDNRRPSTRQQSGNKNTVISDRGVSLEVPVGTSVRFPDGKTSGSVQVTLVQRSRLPGLALPIGVYSPAIAQITPLGTQFSPGANLSFPNPDQANLPAGAKVDLYRYDFSSGTFIKRGTATVSADRSRVVSDSRVVDVASFWFAAAPGGVTTVVGRVINEFGFPVSGAQVTVNGRADRTDSNGGFAIVDVATAGNSQIQAEAVLPRQWASSPRGTSSVTTVVSGGVTNVGSIALSNTNVTGLVLAPFVIDFNSADPPQKVEVTLTQPAPTGGLVVSLTSSDAAVATVPATVTIPAGQTTISFNVTRTGPGASIINAKATVSGNALETFAVVTVSLPAPTLAAVLPTSAPPGAKIIVAGTGFSSVPDNNILGLFRGGNLIWIFDPEENQVLIDATGKVGVRVEVPPVAAGAATIRAAVINDFTGVLSDISEPLNFTVNETTVPTPVLSSVSPMQGKPRDVITLIGSNFSATIAENRVTFLQPGGEAEARVVTATATQLTVAVPSQGVTRGSALIVAGRITSEGARSNRSNALEFNITEEAAAPTKPTLSSVVNATTGQASGRDGNTVRAQGTGFGLNFYDPLLDDVGNDEPLISLFLFYQNNQFVDFALPISAAGGTQLTTILPTGLAAGTAQITVATFDLETGSFSDESNPVDFTITAGSLRHVDEDEPNDTLETATDVPFPSIVDGDVDVNDPAGIVIRFNDGTFEPLHDLFVLTLDKSTALTLTLNFTLGGDLDLFVLQQGTDGGLSILASSTQENTIIEQLAGTIPAGKYIIAVGAYAGFSPYSLTFAQGAAAFHGALAVPSVGVRQPALAERKQD, encoded by the coding sequence ATGGCATCCATCCATCGTACTGAATCCTATTCAAACCATAACCATCAAATTCGCAACCGGATCGTTCGCATTGCGCGGTTGGCGATCATTTTTACAGTGATTGCCGTCCTGTTAATTGTCGTGTTCCGTTTTGGCAATCTGTTGCCACGAACGTTTGCCGCCGCGACAGTGCAAAATAGTGTGTCTGTCACCAGCGTTTCCGCCGCCAGTTTTGTCGGTTCTCCGGCGGCATTGGGGCAAAACTCCATTGCTGCGGCATTTGGAACGCAACTGGCGACAAGTCTGCAAATTGCTTCGGGGCAACCATTGCCGACCACACTCGGCGGAACCACGGTTACCGTCGCAGGTGTCTCGGCTCAGCTTTTCTTTGTTTCGTCGGGGCAGATCAATTATTTGGTTCCATCGAATGTTCCACCCGGCGATGCGCTGGTCGTGGTCACATCCACCGCAGACAATGGCGACCAGGTAATTTCGCGCGGCCAAATCAAAATTGCCGGAAACGCTCCGGCCATTTTCACCGCCAATTCCAACGGAACCGGCGTTCCGGCGGCGGTCACAGGCCGAGTCACCGCGGGCGGCCAATTTGTGTTTGATCCGAATCCGCCGTTTGAACCTGATCCCGTCACGCCCGGTCGTTTAATTCCGTCGCCGATTGATGTCGGAACGACGGAACTTCCGGCATTTTTAATTCTGTACGCTACAGGACTCCGAAACGTGGCGTCCGGTTCCGTGCAGGCCGTCATCGGAGGAATTACGGTTCCGGTAACGCCAGTTCCCGCGCCGGGGTTTACCGGACTCGACCAGGTCAATTTGCAGATACCAGTCGGTTTGAAAGGACGCGGACTTGTGGATGTGACGCTGGTTGCCGCTGGAGTATCGTCGAATTCCGTAACCGTCAATCTGGCTGGAACGCCCAACAATGCGCTGGCCATCACAGGATTCAGTGTGACGGACCCCGCGATTGCCGGGCAAACAGTCAGCATTTCCGGCAATGGATTTTCGACCATTCCCGCCGACAACATCGTTCGTTTTGGTGAAGCGCAGGCTCGCGTCATTGCCGCGACGACGACGCAATTGACGGTGATCGTTCCGTTCGGAGCCGAATCGGGCCGGGTGCTGGTTCAGAACCAGCAGGGCGAAACGCGCAGCGCGGCTTCGTTCAAGATCAAAACTTCGCTGAGCGGAATTGTGCAATCCACCGGCACTGAAACCACAGAGCCTGCTCCATTGGAAGGCGTTGCCGTTCGCGTTGTGGGGACAAACACCACCGTGCGGTCGAACCGGCAGGGAGCATTTGTTGTTGCGGACATCCCCGCCGGCGCGGTTCAGATTGAAATTGATGGCGGAACGACGAACAGTTCACCGCCATATCCGCGCATGACGTTGAAAAAAGCCGTCCTGGCCGACCGCGACAACCAGTTTTCACAACCGGTCAGTTTGCAACAGGTCAATGGCGGGTCGGGCAATGTCGGGAGTTTTGCAGGCGACAGGGTGTCGGTGATCGGCGATCCGCTATCAGTGGCCGGTGATCGGTTGATGGCAGCGTTGACCAGAAAGAATCGTGAAACGAAGGATGCGGCGTTGCCAATTTCTGACAACCGACGACCATCAACCCGACAACAGTCTGGCAATAAAAATACGGTCATTTCGGATCGCGGCGTGTCCCTGGAAGTTCCTGTGGGAACGTCCGTTCGTTTCCCCGACGGCAAAACCAGCGGCTCTGTTCAGGTGACGCTGGTGCAACGGTCGCGGTTGCCGGGATTGGCTTTGCCAATCGGCGTGTATTCGCCCGCCATAGCCCAAATTACTCCGCTGGGCACACAGTTTTCGCCCGGAGCCAATTTGAGCTTCCCGAATCCCGATCAGGCGAATTTGCCCGCGGGAGCGAAAGTGGATTTGTACCGCTACGATTTTTCGAGCGGAACATTCATCAAACGCGGGACGGCGACAGTTTCAGCGGATCGTTCGCGCGTCGTTTCAGACAGCCGTGTGGTGGATGTGGCCAGTTTCTGGTTTGCGGCTGCGCCGGGAGGCGTGACGACTGTAGTTGGCCGCGTGATCAATGAATTTGGTTTCCCGGTGTCCGGTGCGCAGGTCACGGTCAATGGCCGCGCGGATCGAACCGATTCCAACGGCGGGTTTGCGATTGTTGATGTGGCGACCGCAGGCAATTCGCAGATTCAAGCCGAAGCGGTATTGCCGCGCCAATGGGCTTCGTCGCCGCGCGGAACTTCCTCCGTCACAACGGTTGTTTCCGGCGGAGTAACCAACGTCGGCTCCATTGCGCTCAGCAATACGAATGTCACCGGCTTAGTGCTTGCGCCGTTTGTGATTGATTTCAATTCCGCAGACCCGCCGCAAAAAGTCGAAGTCACATTAACGCAACCGGCTCCCACTGGAGGCTTGGTTGTTTCCTTGACCAGCAGCGACGCGGCAGTTGCAACCGTTCCGGCAACCGTAACTATTCCCGCCGGGCAAACCACAATTTCCTTCAACGTCACGCGAACAGGGCCGGGAGCTTCCATCATCAACGCCAAAGCGACGGTTTCCGGCAATGCGCTGGAAACCTTTGCCGTCGTCACGGTTTCGCTGCCTGCGCCAACGCTGGCGGCAGTGTTGCCGACTTCCGCTCCGCCGGGAGCCAAAATCATTGTTGCGGGTACGGGCTTTAGCTCCGTTCCCGACAACAACATTTTGGGATTGTTCCGTGGCGGAAATTTGATCTGGATTTTCGATCCCGAAGAAAACCAGGTTTTGATTGATGCGACCGGCAAAGTCGGGGTTCGCGTCGAAGTTCCGCCGGTTGCGGCGGGCGCGGCAACGATTCGCGCAGCAGTCATCAATGACTTCACCGGCGTGTTGTCAGACATCAGCGAACCGCTCAATTTTACGGTCAACGAAACCACTGTGCCGACGCCTGTGCTGTCTTCAGTTTCGCCGATGCAAGGCAAACCGCGCGATGTCATTACTCTCATTGGCAGCAATTTCAGCGCGACCATCGCCGAAAACCGTGTGACGTTTTTGCAGCCGGGCGGCGAAGCCGAAGCCCGCGTGGTTACAGCCACGGCGACGCAATTGACCGTGGCGGTTCCATCGCAGGGCGTCACGCGTGGTTCGGCGCTGATTGTGGCCGGCAGAATCACCAGCGAAGGCGCGCGAAGCAATCGCTCCAACGCGCTGGAATTCAATATCACTGAGGAAGCGGCTGCTCCCACAAAACCGACGCTGAGTTCGGTGGTCAACGCAACGACCGGCCAGGCTTCGGGGCGAGACGGCAACACCGTTCGCGCGCAAGGCACCGGCTTCGGGCTGAACTTTTACGATCCCCTGCTGGATGATGTGGGCAACGACGAACCGCTGATTTCCCTGTTTTTGTTTTACCAGAACAATCAGTTTGTTGATTTTGCGTTGCCGATCAGCGCCGCGGGCGGCACGCAACTGACGACGATTTTACCGACTGGATTGGCGGCGGGCACAGCGCAAATCACCGTGGCAACCTTTGATCTGGAAACCGGATCGTTCAGCGATGAAAGCAATCCCGTGGATTTCACGATCACGGCTGGCAGTTTGCGCCACGTGGATGAAGACGAACCGAACGACACGCTGGAAACGGCGACGGACGTTCCGTTCCCGTCCATCGTTGACGGAGATGTGGATGTCAACGATCCGGCTGGCATCGTCATACGGTTTAACGATGGAACCTTCGAACCGCTGCACGATTTGTTTGTGCTGACGCTGGACAAAAGCACTGCGTTGACACTGACGCTGAACTTTACGCTTGGCGGTGATCTGGATTTGTTTGTGTTGCAGCAAGGTACGGATGGAGGCCTGTCGATTCTGGCGTCTTCAACGCAGGAAAACACAATCATTGAACAACTCGCCGGAACGATTCCCGCAGGCAAGTACATCATCGCCGTCGGAGCCTACGCGGGCTTCAGCCCCTATTCACTGACCTTTGCTCAGGGAGCGGCGGCGTTTCACGGCGCGCTTGCGGTGCCCAGCGTTGGCGTCCGGCAGCCGGCGTTAGCGGAAAGAAAACAGGACTGA
- a CDS encoding thiazole synthase, which translates to MNDKLIIAGREFNSRLIIGTGKYRSNEQMVDAFNRSGADMITVAVRRVNITDRSQPSLLDFIDLKRFAILPNTAGCYSTEEAVRTARLAREVGLSDWVKVEVIGDQKTLFPDNEATLEATKILVKEGFTVLPYFTDDLIMAKKLIDAGASAVMPLAAPIGSGLGIQNPNNLRIMREQITEVPIIVDAGVGTASDACLAMELGVDGLLMNTAIAEAEDPGSMADAMKLAVQSGRLAYLAGRMPKRLYASASSPLGGVVR; encoded by the coding sequence ATGAACGACAAACTCATCATCGCCGGGCGCGAATTCAATTCGCGTCTGATTATTGGCACCGGAAAATATCGCAGCAATGAACAAATGGTTGATGCATTCAACCGCAGCGGCGCAGACATGATCACCGTCGCCGTTCGCCGCGTGAACATCACCGACCGCAGCCAACCTTCGCTGCTGGATTTCATTGACCTCAAACGCTTCGCCATTTTGCCGAACACCGCCGGATGTTATTCGACCGAGGAAGCCGTACGCACCGCGCGGTTGGCGCGCGAAGTCGGGCTTTCCGATTGGGTCAAAGTCGAAGTCATCGGCGACCAGAAAACCCTGTTCCCTGACAACGAAGCCACGCTGGAAGCGACCAAAATTCTGGTCAAGGAAGGGTTCACCGTGCTGCCGTATTTCACAGACGATTTGATCATGGCCAAAAAGCTGATTGACGCCGGGGCTTCGGCGGTGATGCCGCTGGCCGCGCCCATCGGTTCAGGTTTGGGAATTCAAAACCCGAACAACCTGCGGATCATGCGCGAACAAATCACTGAAGTGCCGATCATCGTGGATGCCGGAGTCGGCACGGCTTCGGACGCTTGTCTGGCGATGGAACTGGGCGTGGATGGATTGCTGATGAATACGGCCATTGCCGAAGCTGAGGACCCAGGCTCGATGGCCGACGCGATGAAACTGGCCGTGCAATCCGGGCGACTGGCGTATCTGGCCGGGCGAATGCCGAAACGGCTTTATGCCAGCGCCAGCAGCCCGCTCGGTGGTGTTGTCCGCTAA
- a CDS encoding AAA-like domain-containing protein: MTTLQRNQRSFYIVGGTLRRDAECYVERRADAQLYNALKRGEFCYVLTSRQMGKSSLMVRTASRLREEGTGVAVLDLTAIGQNVNAEQWYGGLLEQIGQQLDLEDELLDFWAAHTQFGPLQRLMLAIRRIVLPRYIGPVVFFVDEIDAVRGVPFSTDEFFAAIRELYNFRTEDLELERLTFCLLGVASPADLIRDTRLTPFNIGQRIELTDFTQTEASSLAAGLQREEPLASELLKRILYWTGGHPYLTQRMCKTVADDNRATNAADVDRICEELFFTRRASEQDDNLLFVRERMLRSEVDLAGLLTLYGQVLTGKRVADEESNPLVTVLRLSGIVRVAKGLLKNRNRIYEHVFDHRWVLKNMPDADLRRQRAAYRRGVIRTSALSAVLFVIIGTSLFIALKKSREASRQMENNRQLLYAAQMNLAQQNSEYFSVQRVLETLRMNIPPPGKEDLRGFEWYYLWKLCHNEQKSLFHNGAVYRAGFSPNGKLLATSSTDTTLRLWDSATNQELASFPNATGYQPDFAFSADGSLVAFISDFQTVKLMETATKNELRSFTAKEGSFYAVAISPDSHFLAALSPSGSIKIWSLDSAKEAFPMEPLTAAPGAAPGLSFSGDGKWLVACSVGCKVWNVRTGRPHLNLLPGKSAGRVSFSPDGKLLVIPGVPVTVFEIATGKEVALLTSHLDFVFGTAFSSDGRFLATGGRDQLVKIWDTALWRELATIKGHSNTIMSVAFSPDDKTLVTSSIDKTVKLWPVSQLLKQTPLTRANTFAVQTLPPKGAILTPVAFSPDGERLVSSITTTMPDGSRQVGVKVSVWDLKTEAELLTLDAAEGTVIRAVAFSADGQQILTGDSTGAAKLWSANGQLLRTFLGHTGDVVKLACSPNGKLLATGSADQTVKLWDISTGKELQTLRGHPTAVLGLAFDFEGKRLATLGADFTAGVWDIAAGRFLWLIPPQQQTEYADRVIAFSPNGRKVLIAGTTIVEIRDSATGQLTDTLTGHSKEVVALSFSPDRKRLVTASTDRTVRIWDWVNKQEVATLRTEINPAAINFSRDGSTLTLLTSHHVVKTWQAATPAEVAKAGWQ; the protein is encoded by the coding sequence ATGACCACACTTCAACGCAATCAACGCAGCTTCTACATTGTCGGTGGCACATTGCGGCGCGACGCGGAATGTTATGTCGAACGTCGAGCCGATGCGCAGCTTTACAATGCGCTCAAGCGCGGTGAGTTCTGTTACGTGCTGACTTCGCGGCAAATGGGTAAGTCCAGCTTGATGGTGCGCACGGCTTCGCGGCTGCGCGAGGAAGGCACCGGCGTCGCCGTGTTGGACCTGACTGCCATCGGCCAAAACGTCAATGCGGAACAATGGTACGGCGGTTTGTTGGAACAGATTGGTCAGCAACTCGATTTGGAAGACGAGTTGCTGGATTTCTGGGCTGCGCACACGCAATTCGGCCCGTTGCAGCGATTGATGCTCGCCATTCGCCGCATTGTTTTGCCACGGTATATCGGGCCGGTGGTGTTTTTCGTTGACGAAATTGACGCCGTACGCGGCGTGCCGTTCTCCACCGATGAATTTTTCGCCGCCATCCGCGAACTCTACAACTTCCGCACCGAAGACCTGGAACTGGAACGTCTGACATTTTGTCTGCTCGGCGTGGCATCGCCCGCGGATTTGATCCGCGACACGCGATTGACGCCGTTCAACATTGGTCAACGAATCGAACTGACCGATTTCACGCAAACCGAAGCCTCTTCGCTGGCCGCCGGATTGCAGCGCGAAGAACCGCTGGCGTCGGAGTTGCTGAAACGGATTTTGTATTGGACGGGCGGACATCCGTACCTGACACAGCGAATGTGCAAAACCGTCGCCGATGATAACCGCGCAACGAATGCCGCGGATGTTGATCGCATCTGCGAAGAACTGTTTTTCACGCGTCGCGCCAGCGAACAGGACGACAACCTGCTGTTCGTCCGCGAACGAATGCTGCGCAGCGAGGTGGATTTGGCCGGCCTGCTGACTCTTTACGGGCAGGTGTTAACCGGCAAACGTGTGGCCGATGAAGAATCAAATCCGTTGGTGACGGTATTGCGATTGTCCGGCATCGTTCGCGTCGCCAAAGGCTTGCTCAAAAATCGGAATCGCATCTACGAACACGTATTTGACCATCGCTGGGTCCTCAAAAACATGCCGGACGCGGATTTGCGGCGGCAACGCGCAGCTTATCGTCGAGGCGTGATCCGCACTTCCGCCCTGTCCGCGGTGCTGTTTGTCATCATCGGAACGTCATTGTTCATTGCCCTGAAAAAAAGCCGTGAAGCCAGCCGCCAGATGGAAAACAACCGCCAATTGCTGTACGCCGCGCAAATGAATCTGGCCCAGCAAAACTCGGAATACTTCAGCGTCCAGCGCGTGCTGGAAACCTTGCGGATGAACATTCCTCCTCCCGGAAAAGAGGATTTGCGCGGGTTCGAGTGGTACTACCTTTGGAAGCTCTGCCATAACGAACAAAAATCGCTTTTTCACAATGGAGCGGTCTATCGCGCGGGCTTCTCGCCGAACGGGAAACTGCTGGCAACCTCCAGCACGGACACAACGCTTCGGTTGTGGGATTCCGCCACAAATCAGGAACTGGCATCATTCCCGAATGCGACCGGCTATCAACCCGATTTCGCATTTTCCGCCGATGGCTCGCTGGTCGCATTCATCAGCGATTTTCAGACGGTGAAGTTGATGGAAACGGCAACGAAGAATGAATTGCGTTCGTTCACCGCAAAAGAAGGCTCCTTTTACGCAGTGGCGATTTCGCCGGATTCTCATTTCCTCGCTGCGCTCAGCCCAAGCGGCAGCATCAAAATCTGGTCGCTCGATTCGGCAAAAGAAGCATTTCCGATGGAACCGCTGACGGCGGCGCCAGGCGCGGCTCCCGGATTGAGTTTTTCAGGTGACGGCAAATGGCTGGTTGCCTGCTCAGTGGGATGCAAAGTCTGGAATGTCCGAACCGGGCGGCCGCATTTGAATTTGCTGCCAGGCAAATCGGCCGGTCGCGTTTCGTTTTCGCCGGATGGCAAATTGCTGGTCATCCCAGGCGTCCCCGTCACGGTGTTTGAAATCGCCACCGGCAAAGAAGTTGCGTTATTGACCAGTCATCTGGATTTCGTCTTTGGAACAGCGTTTTCGTCCGATGGCAGATTTCTGGCCACCGGAGGGCGGGATCAATTGGTAAAAATCTGGGACACGGCATTGTGGCGCGAGTTGGCCACGATCAAAGGCCATAGCAATACGATCATGTCCGTTGCTTTTTCTCCTGACGACAAAACCCTGGTCACATCCAGCATAGACAAAACGGTCAAATTATGGCCGGTTTCGCAGTTGCTGAAACAAACTCCGTTGACGCGGGCCAATACCTTTGCGGTGCAAACCCTGCCGCCGAAAGGGGCGATTCTGACACCGGTCGCGTTTTCGCCGGATGGCGAACGCCTGGTTTCCTCCATCACCACAACCATGCCGGACGGTTCGCGCCAGGTCGGAGTGAAAGTTTCCGTGTGGGATTTGAAAACCGAAGCCGAACTGCTGACGCTGGACGCGGCAGAGGGAACAGTGATTCGCGCCGTGGCCTTTTCTGCCGATGGACAACAAATCCTGACCGGGGATTCGACCGGAGCGGCAAAACTTTGGTCTGCAAACGGGCAGTTGTTGCGAACCTTTCTCGGCCACACTGGCGATGTCGTCAAACTGGCGTGTTCGCCCAATGGCAAACTGTTGGCAACGGGCAGTGCGGATCAAACTGTCAAGCTCTGGGACATTTCCACCGGCAAGGAATTACAAACGCTGCGCGGCCATCCCACAGCGGTGCTCGGCCTGGCATTTGATTTTGAAGGCAAGCGATTGGCGACACTTGGCGCTGATTTCACCGCCGGCGTGTGGGATATTGCCGCCGGACGCTTCCTCTGGCTGATTCCGCCTCAGCAGCAAACCGAGTACGCCGACCGCGTGATCGCGTTTTCTCCCAACGGACGAAAGGTGTTGATCGCCGGAACGACGATTGTCGAAATTCGGGATTCGGCAACCGGCCAATTGACCGACACGCTCACCGGCCATTCCAAAGAAGTTGTTGCCCTCAGCTTTTCCCCGGATCGCAAACGACTGGTCACCGCCAGCACCGACCGCACCGTTAGAATCTGGGATTGGGTCAACAAACAGGAAGTCGCCACCCTGCGAACCGAAATCAATCCGGCAGCCATCAATTTTTCCCGCGACGGTTCGACGCTGACGCTGCTTACGTCTCATCATGTGGTCAAAACCTGGCAGGCGGCGACCCCGGCGGAAGTCGCCAAGGCCGGCTGGCAGTAA